CATCGTCAATGCCGTTGAGTATGCGAGTCCTGCCGTCGTTAATATCAGCACAACGCGGACGACAACGGTAAATGTCTCTCCATTTTTTGATGACTTCTGGGCTCCGTTTTTCGATTTCCCCTTCCAAGTCCCACAACGGCGCACCCTACACGGACTTGGATCTGGAGTAATTTTTGACCAAAAAGGCTATGTAATCACCAATCAGCACGTTATTGAAAGGGCCGATTCGATAACGGTACTCCTTTCAGATGGACGGGAAGCGAGCGCCGAAGTTGCCGGGGAGGACTTCCTCACAGACCTTGCTGTCTTAAAAATTGATATGCCCGAACTAAAAGCCATTGAATTAGGCAATGCTGAGGATCTGCTGATCGGAGAATGGGCAATTGCGATTGGACATCCCTTTGCGACCATGGTTGAGGATGCAAGCCCTACTGTTACCGTCGGTGTTGTGAGCGCAACGGGGCGTTCCCTGAAGACCGAGGATCGGCTATACCGTAACCTCATCCAAACGGATGCGTCCATTAATCCGGGTAATAGCGGTGGAGGACTCGTCAACCTATACGGGCAGTTGATTGGTATCAACACGGCGATCTATTCCACAAGCGGTGGCTCACAAGGTGTCGGTTTTGCCATTCCGGTTAATGTCGTCCAAAAAGTCGTCGATCAATTGGTCACCTATGGGGCGGTCATACCACCGGAAATTGGTATTGAACCCCAAGATTTAACGCAGAGGTTGGTGGAAGCACTCGATTTGGAAGAGGGCATCGGCGTGTTGGTTGCGGGGGTAAAGAGGGGAAGCCCGGCGGAGGCAGCGGGGTTTCGCCGTCGCGATGTCATTGAAGCGATAGATCAAAAACCGATCTCCAATTCAGAGACATTCTGGGCAATCACCCGTCTTCTGCGTGAAGATCAGGTAAAAACTTTCCGCGTGCTCCGCGATGGGAAGCGCAAAGATCTACGCCTAAGAATTCGAGAACTTCAATGGAGTTACGCTGTACCCGGCTGGGGTATCACAATTGAACAATTGAATCAACAACAGACAGAAAAATACACGCAGCGTGGCGTCCTCGTTACAAAGATTCAGCCAAGAGGCACGTTGGCGGAGCGTGGATTGAAACGAGGCGATCTCATTTACCGTATTAACAGTCTCAAGGTTAATTCGCTCGAAGATTTCAAACGTATCATAAACCAGTTACAGCGCCCTCAACAGATTAGTCTTTATTTTCAGCGAGACAGCAAGCGGTGGGAGCTGTCCGACTTAATCATTCGCTGAACGTAGACGAATCGCAACTTCAGCCGTTGCACGGTGTTTATAATTACAATGCTGGCAATTCTCATGAACAGTATAACTGATTGGGATGTATCGTTGCTATATTCTAAAGACAAGAGGTGAGGAAACATGCGTTTACAATTACCAACAATTATATTCCTTTGTTTGTCTCTTATTGTAGTTGTTCCACTCATCTTCTATATGCAGACCGGCGATCAGATGGCAACACGGGAAGCCATCAATTTGGAGGGACAGGAATTTAAGAGCTTGCGTGAACAGGCTGCGGTCGCTCATAACGCAAAAAGACACACCGCAGCTATCCAGATTTACGCAGAGGCGCTAAAGATGCGCCCAGACAACGCCGAAGTCCATAATGATCTTGGAGCAACCTGCTACGAATATGGGCTTGATTACGCTGGACCGAACTGGCCCTCTTGGACAACTGACTTGACAAATCAAACACCGGTTGAAGCTGTCCATGAATTGGAGACGGCGATAATGGAGGTCGGTTCCGGTTATATTGTAATGAACTCGGATAAACCAGACGTCACTGCAGCCATTGATGAAAGAGCCCAAACGGCTGATGCCTATATCTATACCCAACAATTCAACGAAGATGTAACGATGAATATAGTCATCGGCAAAACTAAGGAATTATTCATGAAAGCGCGGGACCACTACCTTCGAGCGATTGACATTAAACCGACTTATCCTCGCCCTTACTATAACCTCGGTGCCCTGTACATGAAGATCGGTCAACATGATACCGCAGTCGATTATCTGGAAAAAGCGTATCAATTGGATCCGCGTGATAAAGATCTTGAGGCGTATCTCAATGAGTTGAGGTCGGATAACCGTGGATACATATCAGTTCCAATCGATGGGCGTTAGGCAGATTTTCCTCGGCGCGCTACGCCACTATCGAGTGAATTTTCTGAAGTTAGTTGGAATTGCTGCACCCGGCACTCTGATTGGCGGACTAGCTTTTCAAGCTATTTGGATCTACGGATATGCTGAGATTGGGGGACCGCAAGTGTTGGCGGCAGCGTTGCCATACACGGCAATCACCGTCTTCCAATCTTTGGTTGTGACGGCGGCTGGAACATTTGTGGTTTCGCAGGATTTGCTGGGCAGATCGATAAACGTCGGGGAAGCGTACTCACGGGTCTTGGGTTCGCTCTTTCCGCTGCTTGGGGTGCTCATTATTTTTATGCTCGGGTCGCTTGCTCTTTCCACGATTGCTGCGGGCATCGGTCTGATGGTTTTCATACCGGGAATCGTCGTTTACATTTGGTTCTGCTTGGCTGCGCCGGTTGTTATAATTGAGAGAGAAGGTGGATTCGGGGCACTCAAGCGCAGTCGCGTACTCGTCAAAGGTTTTTTTGATAAAGCATTCTTTCTTGTTGTGTGGCTAACACTCGTGGAAGCATTTGTGGTCATCCTTGTACTCTCCCTTCCGCTTCTCATTGGCAGCTTCCCCGGTTTTCCCTCCCTTCTCTCTTTCCTTTCAATTTGTCTTTCACTACCTATCAATACGTTTAGGATTATATCAACGACAATGCTTTACTACGATCTTCGCGTTCGCAAGGAAGGTTATGACCTTCAGATATTGGCGCAGGAGCTTGCTACCCCGCTGTAAAATGTCAAAACCAATCGCGAACTGTGTGTTACGGGTGCTGAGAAGATCAACGATCAACCATATAATGGAGGTTTAGATGAGACTCGGAATTGTCGGCATGTTGCCGGGGAATTTTCGCACGTTTACAAAGGAACAGATGGAAGCGATTCGGAGGCTGGAATTCACGGGATTCGGATTCCATTTTAGTAGCGACGATGTCTTCGATGTAACAACGGAGGACTGTGAAAAGTACAATCAATTCATGGCGGGGGAAAGGTTGGATCTGGTTCAATTCGCTCTCACTTACAGCGAGTGCCTCTTTGATCCGAATCCAACGGTTAGGGAGTCAGTCATCAGAAGGATTAATCGGGGCGTAGAAATTGCGCGGCAAATCAACGCACATAGCTGCCTCATCCGTCCCGGCAGCCTGAATCCCGACGGGGCGTGGACATCGCACCGGAATAATCACCTGCCTGAAAGTATGGATCGTCTGATTGAGACACTAACACCAATCGCTCAGAAGGCAGATGCAGAGGGAGTAACCATTATTGTCGAGACGCATGCTGTTTCGATAATGGACTCGCCGGAAACGTGCAAGGCGGTTGTTGATACTATTGGCTTGGATAGCCTGCGCATCGTTATGGATTTTGTCAACCATTTTCAGACGCTTCAGCAGGTTTATAATAGCACCGATCGGTTGAACCATATCTTTGATGTGATGGGACCAATCGCTCCTGTGGCACATGTTAAAGATATCAAGGTTGAAAATGGCTTAGTTCTCCATATTAATGAGGAAATGCCCGGCGAGGGCGAGTTAGATCTTGCGCAGGCACTCAGAAGATTTGATGGGTTATATCCGGATGGGTACGGTCTGATTGAACATCTGCCGATAGAGAAAATTCCCCTTGCTAATGCGAATGTTCGGCGAATCGCTGCAGAAAATGAAATTGATATCCACTGATATAGCCAACCCTATTTATCATGACCTTTCTCTACCTTTACGCCTTCCGCTAGATTGAGTGTGACACGTTGGTACTGCGTCAAGTTCGCAAAGGCGGGGCGGAATTGCTCGCCGGTAAAGGTGACCGTGGGCCAATCCTCTTTGTCGAGGTCTGGAAATTCAATGAGGAATACTGCCTCAAACTCACCGTTGTCGGTGGTTTCACCCATATAGTATCCTGTAATATTGAGTGGAAATTCCGATGCCTGTTTGGGCTCACTTTTCTTCTGCTTTGATACCTGTGATTTGTTTATAGTCTCCGGTTGTGGATCCATTTCGTAACCCTGAGCAAAGCAATATAGATGTGTCAGAGAACGGACGATTATGGTATTGCCAGCGGTTGCTGGAGATGCGATAAAGCCCTCGTCAAACTCGTTTTCGGCAAGTATCTCAAATTCTCGTCCCGCTGAGATCACCGATACATTTCCTTCTCGGCTAAAGAAGTAAATCTTTCCGTCTGCATACAGAGGCGAAGCCCAGTAATCACCATCGAGCCGCCCTTTCCAAACCTCATCCCCACTCTTCGCTTCTAGACAAGATACAACACCACCTTCAGTGACCATGAACATCAGATCGTCCACAATCAGGGGTGATGGTATTTCAGGTGTCCTCCTGCGAACGCTCCAGGCAACGTGTGTATCCGTTACATCACCTGTTCCTGAGGGGCGGATTGCTAGCAATTGCCTTGCTACGCCGGTTGTGAAATAAACAAGGTTGTGTTCAAAGATTGGGCGACACGCCACGTTAAAGCCCATACCCCGATGACGAACGCGCCAAAGTTCATCGCCGGTCATCGGGTCATAGGAAATTGTAGCGCCCGCGGCTGGGCTAATGAGCTGCTGTTTCCCTTGATACTCGATGATTGTCGACGTTGCGTAAGATTTTTTGTTGTCGTTCGGTTTTTCCTTTTGGGTCGTCTCAATATCCGCGTCGGAGAAGCCTTCCGCCTTAAGCATGGTAGCCATATCTAAATCTACCTCCCGATTCCGTATCCAGAGGGTGTCGCCGGTGTGCTTGTTGAGCGCTGCAACATACTGAGTATCAACCCCGTCAAAAGTCAGAAAGAGCGAATCGCCATCAATAATGGGTGAGGACGCGGGACGTACTCGGTGATCAGTATTGAGATCTCGACGCTCCCAGAGTTTCTCGCCACTGTTCGTGTCTAGACAGGCAGTGCCATAGGTTCCAAAGTGAACATAGACACGATCCTTTTCTACAATAGGGGTGGGCGTGGCGTGGCTGTTCAGGTCATTATATTTCAACTGTGGCTGCGCTACATCGAATACCTTGATGTCGTGCATGATTTTACCACTATTTTTGTCCACACAAATAGCAAACAGTTCTGCTCCGTCTTCACGCCCTGTTGTCAACCAAATCTGGTCACCCCAAACGACTGGCGACGACCATCCCTTGTCGTGAATTGGGATTCTCCAACGTATATTCCGTGTTTCGCTAAACTCAAGTGGAAGATCCGTTGCAGCACTTTTACCGTCTCCGTTTGGACCACGAAACTGATTCCAATACACCTCTTCCACCTCGTTTTCGGCGAGTGTTGTATAAGATGGAATCAGTGCCGCAATGAAAGCGAGTGCTAGGATTGTCAATGATATGTGTTTTATGATTTTATTGATTTCTTCTTTGCTATTATGATGGTTGAGACGATTTTTCATTTCACACGTTCATTCGTACAAGGGAGTGATTTTTCCATGCCTACAGGAAGTCCAACATGGAGCATCTCTCGGACCTGATCGGGATGACTTCTTACCCAAGTGCGTAGGGCTTCGACTTTGATATCATAGTCATCATCCTGCTGCGCACTCTTTACTTGTGCGCTATAGCGATCAATGCTCTCTAGGAGGGCGGCCTCGTCCCACACCTCGTCGAGCAATCTTTTGAGTTCATGTTCCATGCGAATGGCAATGGTTGGTATGCGTGAGAGACGCCGTGGTAGATCGGCTGTCAGATATCGATCTAGACCAAAATCACTAAGAAACGTCTTGTCAGCTCCCCAGGGTATGAAAACGGCGCGGTCAGCATCATTCGGATCAAAATAGACGTAGAAATTATTGCGGTCGGCACCGTAGCCATCAAGGTGGTTCACAAGTGCCTCAAGCGCCCAAAAAGTAATATAACGATCGATGTTCAGCACGGAGGACAGCGCATCGACAAGCTCGTCGTCGGGCTTCCGTAGGGCTTGGGCAACACCTGCTAGCGGCGCATAACTGGTGTCAGTATCGTCGGTCTTGCATTCCCAGCGCGGCAGCCATGCTTCGACAAAGTCGGTGTGCGTACCCTCATAGAGGGAGCCGGTGTTGTCACCGAAACTACGACGGAGGAAACGCTTCTTGATGGCTTCAATGTGCACGTAGGGCCCTTTTGGCTGATCGTTGACCATCACATTTGCCATGTTGCACCGGGGCGCAGGGTAGCCAGCCGCAGCGAAGACTTCGTAGGTCAAACAGGCCGCCATGCGGGGTATAACTCCACCATTGTTATTGAGCGTGATTCGCTCGGTGTCGCCAAGGAATTGATCTTTCACGTATTTGTCAGTCTTGATTTTCAAAGCTGGCACCGGCGAGTACTGGGAACCAACAAAACCCTTCTTACGAATTCCAACCTCTGATAGGCTCACACCGTCGATCTCGATGTCTGCCCGATACCAGTTATACGTTGAGGGCCAGGGTTGCGAACAATCTGGCCATATTTGCTCGAAGTCGTTTCCAGCACCGTCAAAGCGGGTTTCGCTAGCTAACCGATCGAAATCGTGTGGATCCATTGTCACTTTAATGCACACGATATGGTTGGGATCGAACGAGACGCCCTCGGTTGGATCTACGCCATCTGATACGTCTGGTGAACAGGGTAGACCGTTTATTGCTGGTGCTTTCCAGTTTTTTTCGTCTTTGCCTTTGTCCTTCCCGGCTTTTGCGCCTTTCATCTTTCCAGCGGCTTTTTCGTACTCAGCAAGCGCTTCTTCTTCGGTCATTTCACCGCTGGCAATAGTCTCTTTCAACTTGATGTCCAATGCTTCTAGGTCAGTCTCTGTGGCTTTATCTTGTGCATGAGTCGCATAGGGCGAGGTCAACAGTGCAACCAAAACTATAATGAAAAGACTCGATATAACACGATAATTTCCCATCTTTATTATTTCTCTTGCTCAATCGATGGCATATCATAGTAGATAATACTACCGGCATGGCAGAAGTAGAATTAACCAATCCTGATTAAATAGCGGGGGCGCTCTTTATTTCGGCATCAACTCTCAACAAATACTTCCGGGATATTCATAATAGCAGCGTGCACTAATCTGCCTGTGTAAGCTTACCAGCCACCATCTTGTCACACCGTCATAGCGTTTCGATACGGATTCAGATCAATGCCGGGGTAGGCGTTAGCGAGGCGTTGGAGCGCTTCTTCGGTGTAATAGGAATCGCCCGGATTGGGCCAACCGAGTAGGTGACGAGCGCGGGGTGTGGTATCGGCTACGAAACTTACAAATTCAGATGTGGTCCAACCGGGGACAGGGCGCGTGGTATGACACCAATCGGCGTTGTCCGCACGGTGAAAGTGGAAGCCCATCCACCCGCGCTGCCGCTGTTTGTTGGCAAACGGTTGGGCGGCATGAATAAGATAGCTTGAACGGAAGGCGACGCTGCCGGCTTTGGCGGTAACAGGGGTTGGTTCAGCCAATTCGTCACACTTCCGGAGGTCTGACAATCCCATTCCACCCGCGCGTCCCCCGTGACGATCGTATATCGACGCCAGCTGTTTGTGTGACCCACGACAGACCAGCATAGGTGCACCATCTTCATCAATATCGTGCAGGATAATGCCAGAAAGCAGATAGTTATACCGTTCCCAATCGGGATGTGGTGGCAGTTGTGAATTGGTGCCGTTGTCGATATGATAACCTTCCCAAGGGTTCTCACTGTATCGGGTATCGGTCAACCCCTCTCGGAAGAATATTTGCCCATAGCCAAGCCGTATCGCGTCAGTTCCCAACAACTGACATGCACAGTCAATATAGTCGTCATTTTCTAGCAGCTTATCGACCGCCGGCAAGCCGGTGGGAAAATGAACGGCGCCCCCCATTGGCCCCGCCAATTGTTGCATAGGTGATGTTTGTTCATAAAGTTTTTGAATCTCTGTTGGATTTTCTTCCCATTTTGCCCGGTATTCGGCATAAGTTAGTCCCCCATAGGCATTGCGCTCGACCGCCTCTAATGCTGGAGCAAAACTCTCCGGGGGAAAGACGTTGGGCACAACTATACTGCCATCCCGTTTCCAAGTTGCTAGTTGCTCATCGGTTAATTGCATAGTGTCCTCCTCGTATTTTGTACTTTGTGTGGGGATCACCAGTCTCTTACAGCTTTGTGCAGCAACACATCTTCGCTACCTTACATCTGATATCATTGACGGTAGACAATCTGAAAAATCTTAATATCATTCGCGGCGACATCGCTTACGAAGACGAGGTCATTCTTGAAAATCGCGATGCCGACCGGTTCAACAAGCGATTCATCGCCAAATGTCATCACAGTGGCCCCTTCCTTTGTGAAGACTTGAATCCGTTGATTTCCCCGGTCTGTCACATAGAGATACCCCCAACGGTCAATGTCGATATGACGGGGTTCCCGAAATTGCCCTGGAGTTTCTCCCTCAGTGCCCCACGTATGGACGAGGTTACCGCTAAAGTCGTATTTCTTGATCCGATGATTTCCCGAATCGACGATGTAGATATTCCCGTGTGGGTCTGCGACAAGGTCTGTTGGGTCACGAAACTGTTGCCTTGCACCACCAAAACTTCCCCGCATCAACATGCGAATGCCATCCGGATTAAATAGGACAAACCGGTGGTTTCCCGTATCAACGACACAAACCTCCCCGTTCCGCCCGACACTAACCCCGCCGGGCAGATCAAACTCAATTTCAGCGTCCATATCATGATCCTCATCGTCACGTCCCAATCTACTGCCTGCCATGATGTAAAAGATTCTGTCTACTAGGTTACAGTATTGGATTCGGTGGTTATCTGTATCAGCGACATAGAGGAGTTCGGTGCGCTGGAAATTGATAGCAACATCTGTCGGGTTATCAAATTCTCCTGTTCGCCAGCCACGCACACCATATTCCGATACGAAGTTGCCTTCGCTATCGACAACTTGGACGCGGTTGTTTCCTGAATCGGCTACATAGAGCATTCCCCGATGGTCAAGATCGAGTCCGACTGGTTGCAAGAATTGTCCCGCGCCCTGACCGGAGCCGCCTATTGTGCGGAGGTGATTCACACCGAGTATGGGCGGTACGGGCAAATCCTGGATGGAGGAGACAATTTGGGGTGGCGTTATTGGCTTGGTCAGATTCAGATTTGCTTTGGTCCCCCCATCCGCCGGCGGTGTGGGGGCAGCACAACTCAAACAGAGAGGAAGGAACATCAGAAGAGACAGGAAAGTCCATTTGCTCATTTGTTCGTTTATTATCGTAAACATCAGTTCACGCTCCTGAAGGGCACAATACTCCCCGTCCTTTAGGGCGGGGAGTATGTCAATTAGAGCGTATATGAGAAATCGGAGGAAACCGTTGGAAGGCTCTCTTGATGTTTGAGATAGACGGCAAACCAATAGCTGAATGCTCAAAAGGTGAGGATCTTCTTCCGAAGGTTAGCGTCTTACCGCTTTTGGCACGCGCTCTTAGCTTCTTTGGACCTCAAACTTAAACACGAACGTGGTTTCTGTGTCGGTAAATTCGCTGTGGACTTTGGGAACAATGATCCGAAAATTTGAGGATTCAACGCTACGCTTATGGAAATACAGGAAGAACCGCACCCGACGTCTTGGCATAATGGTCGTTTTCTTTATATCTTCGGTCGGCAATGCCACGAGGTCTCCCATGGAACGGAGTACGCGGTTGTCCCGAAAATCTTCTCGGAATTCAGGCGGCATTTTCGGCGTGAAATTGTTTCCGAGATAAAATGTATGCTGAGATCTATGGATGGGCTTGTGGACTTTGCCCGATTGATCGAGCATCGAACAATCCTCCTGCCGCAACGAGATCCAATGATCTGTGCTGTTGAAAACTATAATACCAAAAGCGTCGACCTCTTTGACATTGTTCAGAGGAACAGCTATTGCTGTGATACCGTTTTTGACGTACACAGCGGATCCTGATCTCATGAGGATGGTCGCCTCCGGATCAAAAACGGGTACAATACGCTCGGTCTGAAACGCGGTTTCGAACGTATTTTGAAGCGTTGAACATCCCAAATTTGCAAGGAATAGCATAAGGAGCAATTGTAGGTTCAGTGGTATCTGTTTTTTCATTTTCCTTTTTTTTCAAGCGCAATGTGTGAAATATAATGAGGCAAACGTAATAAGTTCATTTAGCAAAAAAAGCGAGTAATTTACCAAGTCTTGCCGGTAGATCCTGACGCTGAACGTAGTAATCTATGCTCACATCGGCTGGTGTATAGCTAGATAATGAGGACATAGTTTCGGAGGACTCTCCACGCGATGAGTGGGTTCGTCTGCCGGCTGAACTTCCAGACATACGGTTCTGTTCTGCAAGTACGACATCCCCCAATGGGAATTGTGTTAAGAATCCTGTCTGACGATCCTGATCGGTGAGAATTGTAATCTGAGGCAAACGGGCTTGGGACAAATTGTCCATTTCAATAGTCAGGTATGTAATTTCAGTGGGCGACAATTCCGGCTGTTCCGGTGGATCGGATCTCTTCTTAGCAAGCGCATCGCTTGGGTAAACAGTGATAAATGGCAGCTTTTTTTCTAATGCAGTACGAATTGCAACTAGTAACGTTACAAAGTGGACGCGCTGTGGAACAGCGTAGGGTGCAACAACAGCAAGAACAGTCGGACAGTTTGAGATTGTGCCCTCGCCCGCGGAAGCCAGCCATTGGGATTCATCTGGAAATCTATTTTGATCGACGAGATCTGCCATCCCAATGGAATCTAATAGCTGCTTATCGATTGAAGCCGGGTGGAGATTGAATATTGCCTCTGAATCAAATAAATAGCGAAGGCGACCGTCAGCGGGCATCGGAGAATAGTAATCACAATTGGGACAAGTATAGGAATTACGTTCTAGTGCTTGCTTAAATACAAGCTCTCCACAGTTTGTACACTTATTCCACAGCTCACGATGCCTATCTTTGTATAGTGCCACAGTGATCGCATTCCTATTCTATGAAATGTTGTCAGTCACAACAAGGGTTACTTATCTGTAAACTTGATGAACGAGCACACGCACCGTTCGTTGCGAAGGGAACGGTGAATCCCCAGATTAAAAGATATACCGAGATTTGTCAATCCACGGTCAACGGTATTATTCCACAAAGGAGGTTAGTTATTCGACTTGTAGAAGCTGGCGATAGCCTCGTCTTCGTCCTCATATCGATCGAAGATGGTGACTAACTTTGCCATGACAATCAAGCTCCTAATGTTTCCGCCGGGATGCAATAGTGCAATGCGTCCACCTTTTCTTTGAACGGCTGTATAGGAGGCGACGATGATGCCAAGACCGGAGCTATCCACCATACGTACATCCGCAAGATTCAGCAAGATTCTAGCGTCTCCCTCTTCAGCGTCATCAACCTGTTCATCAATGATATTCTTGAGGGCTAAACTATCAGACCCTATAATTCTTCCCTCAATATCCAGAATTGTGATACCTTCTTTTTTACGAATATCTACAGTCATTTGATAGTCTCCTTAAATTTGAAGTGATGACCAACCCATAGGGCTGCTCTGTTTTTTTTCTAGAAACTAACCTAAGTTACGACAATTTTCGTTGCTGTTTTCTATGTTGAAATTACATTTGTTGCTTATCAGCCGGTTTATGCTTAACCATTTTAACGATTGTACCTGATTGTTCGAAAGTGACGTAATCCATACACGCTTCCATCAGAAAAATTCCTCTACCACTACTTTTTAGGAGATTTGCTGGATCTAACGGATCCGGAACTTCCTCCCGGTTGAACCCTTTTCCTTCGTCTTGAACGATAACCATGAGTTTGTCAGGTTGGACGATGAACTCAAAGTGAGCACTTTTATTCAAATCTTCTTGATTCCCATGCTTGATTGCATTTGTACCGGCTTCGATGACTGCAAGCGTCACTTGCTCGCACGTTTCCTCATCGAATTCCATCTCTTTGAGGATTTCGAGGATGACTGTATCTAACAGGTAAACATGCTGCATTGAACTTGGGAGGTCAAGACGAATGACTTGCTCGGTTGTCGGTCCCACGCAGTTATTCCTTTCCGTCTGTTGCTCTTATAACGACAATGGTGACATCATCGTCCCGATGATCTGTTCCGGTGAAGTCCAAAAGTGCTGTCTCAATGGCCTGGCAAAGTGTTTCAGCGGGTTGGTTGCCGTTTGATTGAAGGAGTGCAGCAAGCCGTTCTTCACCGTAAAAAGTTTCATCAGACTTCCGTTCCGCTTCGGTGACTCCGTCTGTATAGAGGAGGATTTTATCACCCGGGGCAAAGTGAATCGTTTCTGATTCAAAGGTCGCATAATCAAAGGTGCCTAATATCATCCCTCCGACCTCTAGTTGTGCTACTTCTGTTCCTCCATTTTTCAGATGTAACGGATAATTGTGCCCCGCGCTTGAATAGGTAAAGGTCATCGCTGCTGAATCTAAAATCCCGTAGACCATTGTTGCAAACAGATCCGGATCTGTGTCAATTGCTAGAAGATCATTGATGCGCTTGAGGACAGCGTCGGGCGAAGTTTCTTCACGGCAGATGAGCCGAAGCGTTGT
Above is a window of Candidatus Poribacteria bacterium DNA encoding:
- a CDS encoding ATP-binding protein is translated as MGPTTEQVIRLDLPSSMQHVYLLDTVILEILKEMEFDEETCEQVTLAVIEAGTNAIKHGNQEDLNKSAHFEFIVQPDKLMVIVQDEGKGFNREEVPDPLDPANLLKSSGRGIFLMEACMDYVTFEQSGTIVKMVKHKPADKQQM